Part of the Paenibacillus sp. JNUCC32 genome is shown below.
CAATGGACTGCTCTTGCTGTAGCTGGTTCCAACGTGCGGAGCGTATGTAGAGTACGTGACCTCACCCGAAGGGTTCAGCAAGAATAATTCCGTGAAATCGGCAGCGCGCGAGTACAAAGCGGAGAAGAGTTGCTCCTGGCTCAATGGGGCACTAGTAGAGAAGAGATGAGAATGCTCGCCGCCGACTAATGAACCATGGGGCTTGTCCTTGTCCAGCTGCTCCTTCAGTCGATCCAGATGTCCCCAATATTCATGGCTCCAGGAGAACAGCAGCTCTTTGCGCGTCTCGGCAATGCCTTCGAATATGTCTTCGATGTCTTCCTTCAATTTACGATTCAGACGCCATGAAATCCAAAGCGGAAGTCCTTGGCGATACCCAAGCCAGTCAAACATAACGATCTCCCCCAATTCCCATTTGATTCATCCATCTTTATGTATGTTAGATATACTACCATAATTTTCGGAAAAATCGACTAAAAATTTTGAAAAAAATGATGCTTTTTTCATATTAATGTTAGTTTTTATGACGTAAAAATGGGTTCGAAGGCCTGGAATCAGGATTCTATAGGCCAGGCGCCCAACAAAAAACAGCTCCTATTTAAAGAGCTGTTAAATAACTGATAATCCCGTCAGCAATGGCTTCGGCAATCATCATTTGGCCGTTACGGCTAGTCAATAATTTCCGGTCCTCCATATTGCTGAGGAAGCCGGTTTCCACGATGACGGCAGGTACTTGGGTTTGATTAAGCAGATAATAAGGCTTGCCTACCATGATGCCATTGTTGTTGCGATATACCAAATTCAATTGTTCCTGAATGGTTTCCGCGAGCAAGGTGCTTCGGCCCTCGGATTGATGCAGTACGATGCCGCCGCGCTTGGACGCATTTTTTCCCCAATTCACGTGAACGCTGACTACCAGCTTGGTCGGGATTTCGCTGCTGAGCTGCTTGCGCTGCGACAGATCGCGGCGATGCCTGGAGGAGCTTCGATGCCAGCGGTTATCGTCGCTTAGCGCGTAATCGGCGTCGCGATTCAGCACGGCATGATAGCCTTCCTTGCGTAGCAGCATGAACAGTCTGCGTGAAATGGCCAGATTGATATCTTTTTCGAGAATGTCTCCATGCGACGTTCCGCCGTCGATTCCGCCATGGCCCACATCGATCAGCACGACATCATGTGCAAATGGGTGGAGGTGTCTAAGCTGTGATTGGTCGATTTCCCGTCCTGAGGAATGGGTTGATTCCGGCGTTTCGGACATAAGCTGGGCTGCCGGCATCACTTTCGGATGAACGGCATGTGCTGGAAGCTTCAGTGCCTGCTTCTTTACTGGGCTTGCTTCCGTGACAGAACCGGGGAGTACCAGCGTCAAGAGAAGCAAACATACTCCTGCTGACTTAATCATGAGGGATTCCTTCTTTCACGTAAAATTTCGGCTTTATTAGAATGTGCATTAGGCAGAAAAATCATGCCGTTAAACAGGAGTCTAGAATCGGTCGGAATGGAGCACACTGATACTGGGAAGCGGATAAACCATAAGGAGTTGATTCGTATGGCAAGCGGAGATGAATTGATCAAATATATTACCGAACGCGTGGTTAACTATATAGATACGCCTAAGGAAGTTCGGCGCAGGGCGAAGGTGAAGGAATCCTGGACCACAAGGTGGTTCGGCATGATTCCGTTCTCCATGTCGCTGTGGAAAGACGACGTATCCTCCAAGCGCAAAAAAAGGCAAAAGTAAAGCTGCTGCTGTTCATTTGCTGTATGTTCCTTAACGAAATCAGCTATTGTACAGCGTGCGCACGGCACCCTGTGCAGCCAGATGCCAGACTTGGGGCATGTTTTTGCATTGTATTGGCTGGCAGCCTACGCTTGGAAGTACGGAAGTACGCACTGAAAAAAACAGGTGAAACGATGAAGGACGCGAGCCCTGATCAGGGCCGCGTCCTTTTGTCCGTCTGGGATGCTGAAGGCATGAGGGCTTATGGTTGGTTCGCATGAATGACGGACTTGTTAGCCCGCTTACTTGTACTTTCGCGTCATTTGGGTTGAGCATAGAACTGGCCTTGTCCGATCAAGCGGGATGCCGGCAGGAAACGGAAGGTATCTGTGTTCCGCAATGGAACCGACACATAG
Proteins encoded:
- a CDS encoding N-acetylmuramoyl-L-alanine amidase; translated protein: MIKSAGVCLLLLTLVLPGSVTEASPVKKQALKLPAHAVHPKVMPAAQLMSETPESTHSSGREIDQSQLRHLHPFAHDVVLIDVGHGGIDGGTSHGDILEKDINLAISRRLFMLLRKEGYHAVLNRDADYALSDDNRWHRSSSRHRRDLSQRKQLSSEIPTKLVVSVHVNWGKNASKRGGIVLHQSEGRSTLLAETIQEQLNLVYRNNNGIMVGKPYYLLNQTQVPAVIVETGFLSNMEDRKLLTSRNGQMMIAEAIADGIISYLTAL
- a CDS encoding YqzE family protein, with amino-acid sequence MASGDELIKYITERVVNYIDTPKEVRRRAKVKESWTTRWFGMIPFSMSLWKDDVSSKRKKRQK